The genomic region CGGCGACGAGACGGGTGACGTCCTCATCGCCCGTGGCGGCCCCCACGGCGACGAGGCCGAGCTCGGCGACGAGCTGCTGGCTGACCCGCTCGGCCCCGTGACGGGCCGTCACATGGGCGATCTCGTGGCCCAGCACGGCGGCCAGCTCGTCATCCGTCTTCACCATCCGGAACAGGCCCTTGAACACGCCGACGTCGCCGTTGGGCAGGGCGAAGGCGTTCGCCTCGTCCTTGTCGAAGAGGACGAAGCGGTAGGCGCGTCCGCCGGGTGGAGGCGGCACCACCGCCTTCAGCCGTTCGCCCACCCGCGCCACTATCTCCGCTTCCGGCCCGGTGGTGACCACGGGCACCGTCCGCTGCAGCTCGGCGAAGGTCTGGTCGGCCGCCAGGGTGAGCTGCTCGGCCGGCACCAGGATGAGCTGCTGGCGGCCCGTCTCGGTGACCGTCGTGCAGGCCGAGGCCGCGGCAAGGAATCCGAAGGCCGCCGCCGCCAGCCGCCGGATGCGTCCCGCCCATGCTTGCGCCATCGCCGCCCTCCCTGCCGGGATCGCCGACACCGCCTCTTCCTAGCACGGAACCGGCGCGCGGATAAGAGGCGCAATGCCGGGTGAGCGTGCCGGATCCTGCACGACATGCGGGAACAATTCCGCGCGGGAATCGTTTGCGCAGGTGGATACGGCGGAAAGGGCGGTCCACCGCGGAATCCCCGGACGGTGGGCCGGGCGCCGTGTCGATCGTGCGGTCTGGTCGCAGAGCCGAGAGGGAGACGAAGGAAAGGAGGTGGAGCCATGTTCGAGCTGCTGCCGCGGTTGACGACTCGTCGTACGGTTGCGCCCGTGATGCAGGATCCCTTCGTCGACCTGCGTCGGGACGTGATGCGGCTGTTTGACGAGTACTTCGGCGGGCCGCTGAGCTTCTTCCGCGAGGAGGAGGAGGCGCTGTGGCCGAAGGTCGACATCATGGAGACCGAGAAGGAGTACCGCATCGTCGCCGAGCTGCCCGGGGTGGATGAGGATCACATCGACGTCTCGGTGGTCGATCACACCCTGGTGCTGAGCGGCGAGAAGCGCGAGGAGAAGAGCGAGACCGACAAGGAAGGCCGGATGATCCGCGCCGAGCGGTTCTATGGCAGCTTCCGTCGGTCCTTCCCGCTGCCCGAGGATGCGGATGTCGACCACATCAAGGCCGAGAGCGCGAACGGCCTGCTGACGATCGTCATCCCGCGTCTGGCGACCGAGCAGGCGCGCGGGCGCAAGATCAAGGTGACCCGCAAGTAACGGGTTCCCGCGGCCGGCGGCCGGCAGGCCGTCGGTCGCGGTTTCCGGCAAGCGGCAGGGCGCCCCGTCGGTCGTGTGCCGGCGGGGCG from Rhodothalassiaceae bacterium harbors:
- a CDS encoding peptidase M48 — encoded protein: MAQAWAGRIRRLAAAAFGFLAAASACTTVTETGRQQLILVPAEQLTLAADQTFAELQRTVPVVTTGPEAEIVARVGERLKAVVPPPPGGRAYRFVLFDKDEANAFALPNGDVGVFKGLFRMVKTDDELAAVLGHEIAHVTARHGAERVSQQLVAELGLVAVGAATGDEDVTRLVAGLAGIGVLLPFSRAQESEADRIGQLYMARACFDPAAAITVWKRFAAEGKARAPAFLSTHPDPERRAERLAEWLPEAEAERARFCGS
- the hspF gene encoding molecular chaperone Hsp20 — its product is MFELLPRLTTRRTVAPVMQDPFVDLRRDVMRLFDEYFGGPLSFFREEEEALWPKVDIMETEKEYRIVAELPGVDEDHIDVSVVDHTLVLSGEKREEKSETDKEGRMIRAERFYGSFRRSFPLPEDADVDHIKAESANGLLTIVIPRLATEQARGRKIKVTRK